One part of the Arabidopsis thaliana chromosome 4, partial sequence genome encodes these proteins:
- the IBR1 gene encoding indole-3-butyric acid response 1 (indole-3-butyric acid response 1 (IBR1); FUNCTIONS IN: oxidoreductase activity, binding, catalytic activity; INVOLVED IN: root hair elongation, indolebutyric acid metabolic process, response to indolebutyric acid stimulus; LOCATED IN: peroxisome; EXPRESSED IN: 24 plant structures; EXPRESSED DURING: 16 growth stages; CONTAINS InterPro DOMAIN/s: Short-chain dehydrogenase/reductase, conserved site (InterPro:IPR020904), NAD(P)-binding domain (InterPro:IPR016040), Glucose/ribitol dehydrogenase (InterPro:IPR002347), Short-chain dehydrogenase/reductase SDR (InterPro:IPR002198); BEST Arabidopsis thaliana protein match is: NAD(P)-binding Rossmann-fold superfamily protein (TAIR:AT2G29150.1); Has 30201 Blast hits to 17322 proteins in 780 species: Archae - 12; Bacteria - 1396; Metazoa - 17338; Fungi - 3422; Plants - 5037; Viruses - 0; Other Eukaryotes - 2996 (source: NCBI BLink).), with protein sequence MEKKLPRRLEGKVAIVTASTQGIGFGITERFGLEGASVVVSSRKQANVDEAVAKLKSKGIDAYGIVCHVSNAQHRRNLVEKTVQKYGKIDIVVCNAAANPSTDPILSSKEAVLDKLWEINVKSSILLLQDMAPHLEKGSSVIFITSIAGFSPQGAMAMYGVTKTALLGLTKALAAEMAPDTRVNAVAPGFVPTHFASFITGSSEVREGIEEKTLLNRLGTTGDMAAAAAFLASDDSSYITGETLVVAGGMPSRL encoded by the exons atggagaagaagctaCCGAGAAGATTGGAAGGCAAAGTCGCGATTGTGACGGCTTCGACGCAAGGGATTGGTTTCGGAATCACTGAGCGTTTCGGTCTCGAAGGCGCTTCCGTCGTCGTCTCTTCCCGCAAACAG GCAAATGTTGATGAGGCAGTAGCAAAACTCAAATCCAAAGGGATTGATGCATATGGAATCGTCTGTCATGTTTCCAATGCTCAACATCGCCGCAATCTTGTCGAAAAGACGGTTCAG AAATATGGGAAGATAGATATCGTTGTCTGTAACGCTGCTGCCAATCCATCTACAGACCCAATCTTGTCTAGCAAAGAAGCTGTTCTTGACAAGCTTTGGGAAATCAATGTCAAATCCTCTATACTTCTCCTGCAG GATATGGCTCCTCACCTTGAGAAGGGTTCTTCTGTTATCTTCATAACTTCTATTGCTGGATTTTCACCACAAGGAGCTATGGCTATGTATGGTGTCACTAAAACTGCTCTTCTCGGACTAACTAAG GCGCTTGCTGCTGAGATGGCCCCCGATACACGTGTGAACGCAGTTGCACCCGGTTTTGTGCCCACACACTTTGCTTCTTTCATCACCGGTAGCTCTGAAGTG AGGGAAGGTATTGAAGAGAAGACTCTGCTTAACAGGTTGGGAACAACGGGAGACATGGCTGCTGCGGCTGCTTTCTTAGCATCAGATGATTCTTCTTACATCACTGGAGAAACTTTGGTTGTCGCTGGAGGAATGCCTTCAAGACTCTAA
- a CDS encoding P-loop containing nucleoside triphosphate hydrolases superfamily protein (P-loop containing nucleoside triphosphate hydrolases superfamily protein; BEST Arabidopsis thaliana protein match is: P-loop containing nucleoside triphosphate hydrolases superfamily protein (TAIR:AT5G37150.1); Has 6000 Blast hits to 5190 proteins in 999 species: Archae - 178; Bacteria - 1607; Metazoa - 1364; Fungi - 1219; Plants - 628; Viruses - 117; Other Eukaryotes - 887 (source: NCBI BLink).) produces MEISLESQGNVDDLNPLILAYVFSVGDELHFSVHSSKSISIDEQYSFRSGFFLIYLTTNTRIWKALHNGDGNLSLIKSVLQANTADTEQSVSSRNWGNHVLDIIRSANLNSSQESAILACLETREIRDKTSVKLIWGPPGTGNTKTVATLLFALLSLSCKTVVCTPTNTAVVAVASRLLALFKESSSTEHSTYGLGNIVLVGNRVRMGIDERGNDDLLNVFLDDRISKLGELFSPSNEWERSLEAVIDILENAESSYKKYLLLSERKENQETKNILTAFGEFVMKMFLGSKETPEKEEEIILTFGEFVMEKFDGLSETMKKIQKDMVDLYTHLPKSFLSSNDVKNMIVARQALRQARTFLQEKQGSFTFDCFNKFVCVDCLRTLRLLSKRFEIPALLMKEDIRTFCLQNAHIIFCTASGAAEMTAERAGSIDMLVVDEAAQLKECESVAALQLQGLHHAVLIGDELQLPAMVQSEVCEKAKFVRSLFERLDSLGHKKHLLNVQYRMHPSISLFPNMEFYGGKISDAEIVKESTYQKRFLQGNMFGSFSFINVGLGKEEFGDGHSPKNMVEIAVVSEILTNLLKVSSETKTKMSVGVISPYKAQVSAIQERIGDKYTSVSDNLFTLNVRSVDGFQGGEEDIIIISTVRSNCNGNIGFLSNRQRANVALTRARHCLWVIGNERTLSLSGSI; encoded by the exons ATGGAGATCTCATTGGAGTCACAAGGAAACGTGGATGACTTAAACCCACTGATTCTTGCGTATGTGTTCTCTGTTGGAGATGAGCTACATTTCTCTGTTCATTCCTCTAAATCTATATCCATTGATGAGCAATATTCGTTTCGTTCgggtttttttcttatatacttAACCACAAACACTCGTATCTGGAAGGCTTTGCACAACGGAGATGGAAACTTGAGTCTCATCAAGAGTGTCCTTCAAGCAAATACCGCG GATACAGAGCAATCTGTTTCTTCTAGGAATTGGGGGAATCATGTGTTAGATATTATACGATCAGCGAATTTGAACTCTTCTCAAGAATCTGCAATTTTGGCTTGCCTTGAGACAAGAGAAATCCGCGACAAGACTAGTGTGAAACTGATATGGGGACCCCCTGGTACCGGTAACACAAAGACAGTCGCTACTCTTCTGTTTGCTCTTCTCAGCCTAAGTTGCAAAACAGTTGTGTGCACTCCTACAAACACGGCTGTAGTAGCAGTTGCATCAAGGCTCTTGGCGCTATTTAaggaatcttcttcaacagaACATTCTACTTACGGACTTGGCAATATTGTTTTAGTCGGAAACCGAGTCCGAATGGGGATAGACGAAAGGGGGAATGATGATCTCCTCAACGTGTTTCTTGATGATCGCATTAGTAAATTGGGTGAACTGTTTTCGCCATCGAATGAATGGGAACGGAGTTTGGAGGCAGTCATAGATATTCTTGAAAATGCTGAATCTAGTTATAAGAAATATCTGTTGCTAAGTGAAAGGAAGGAGaatcaagaaactaaaaacattCTGACAGCATTTGGAGAGTTTGTAATGAAAATGTTTCTTGGCTCGAAAGAAACAccggagaaggaagaagaaatcattCTTACATTTGGGGAGTTTGTAATGGAAAAATTTGATGGGTTAAGTgaaacaatgaagaagatcCAGAAGGATATGGTGGATTTGTATACACATCTGCCTAAGTCCTTTCTATCGTCTAACGATGTGAAGAATATGATCGTAGCCCGTCAAGCTCTTCGCCAAGCCAGAACTTTCTTGCAGGAGAAACAAGGAAGCTTCACATTTGATTGCTTCAACAAATTTGTCTGTGTTGATTGCCTTCGGACTCTACGTTTGCTATCAAAACGTTTTGAGATTCCAGCCTTGTTGATGAAGGAGGATATAAGGACATTCTGCCTACAAAATGCACACATAATCTTTTGCACTGCCTCGGGTGCTGCAGAAATGACCGCGGAACGGGCAGGGTCCATAGACATGCTTGTAGTTGACGAGGCGGCTCAACTTAAAGAATGTGAATCAGTTGCTGCATTGCAACTTCAGGGTTTGCACCATGCTGTTCTTATAGGAGATGAGCTTCAGCTACCAGCAATGGTGCAAAGCGAG GTATGTGAGAAGGCCAAATTTGTGAGAAGCTTGTTTGAGAGATTGGATTCACTTGGCCATAAGAAACATTTGCTTAATGTTCAATACCGTATGCATCCCTCTATAAGTCTTTTCCCCAACATGGAGTTTTATGGTGGGAAGATCTCTGATGCTGAGATTGTTAAAGAAAGCACCTATCAAAAGAGGTTTCTTCAAGGAAACATGTTTGGCTCTTTTTCGTTCATCAATGTAGGACTTGGGAAAGAAGAGTTTGGTGATGGACATAGTCCTAAGAATATGGTTGAGATTGCAGTAGTTTCTGAGATCTTAACCAATCTTCTCAAAG tgTCAAGTGAGACAAAGACGAAGATGAGTGTTGGTGTTATTTCACCTTATAAAGCTCAAGTTAGTGCAATCCAAGAGAGAATCGGAGATAAGTACACCTCCGTATCAGATAACCTTTTCACTTTGAATGTCCGGTCGGTGGATGGGTTtcaaggaggagaagaagacatcATTATCATATCCACCGTTAGAAGCAACTGTAACGGAAACATAGGGTTCCTCTCTAACCGTCAAAGAGCCAACGTTGCACTGACTCGTGCAAGGCACTGTTTATGGGTGATTGGGAACGAGAGAACTTTGTCGCTGAGTGGTTCGATTTGA